The Aerosakkonema funiforme FACHB-1375 genome includes the window GGGGAATAAATCTATTGAGGAGTTTCTTCAGAAGAAACCCGAAGTTCTCAAACGAGTTTTAGCTCAAGCAAAAGCACCCCTTAAAGATGCAGCAGCAGTTAATGCTACCCGATGGGAATTATATAGAAGGCTTCAAACAACTGGGTTGCCTCTAGAGGCAGCTTCTGGAGGTCGGACAAAGTTTAATCGCAAGACTAGAGGGATTGAAAAGTCTCATTGGACTGATGCGGCTTGTGTTGGCGAATCTACTCCTGAAAAACTATTACTAAAAGGTGTTAAACCTTTAATTGTTAAAGCTAAAGGACAAGGAACTCGTCAACGTTGTCGTCCCGATAAATACGGATTTCCCAAGGCTCATGCTCCAAAAGCTAAGTTTTTCCAAGGATTTCAAACTGGCGACATTGTTAAGGCTGATATTTTGTCGGGGAAGTATACAGGGAAATATATAGGTCGCATTGCTATCCGTTTTAGACCAAGCTTTGTTCTTCAACTACCCACTCAAAAGTTTGATGTACACCCCAAATACTTGAAAACCATTCATAAGGCTGACGGCTATGAATATCAACAACCCTGAAAACAAGGATTCGCTCACGCTCAATTTTAATGCTGGCGGCAATTCCCCGACCGCTAACCCTATCGGGTATAACGGGAGTCCCCTTGCCGCATCTGAGATGGAAGCCAACAATTCATCTCTAGACTTGACACTCCAACAACTGCGCTCGGTAAGGGCTGCTCTACTTCGTCTGCACAAAGAATTGCTAGAATCTGAGCGGATCGTTTATGAGCAGTTCTACGGCAGAATTCAATCAAAAGGAGAGTTTTTCCGTTTAGTCATAGAGCATGAATGGTTTAGCTGGTTGCGCTCATTTTCTCAATTTATCGTCCAAATCGATGAAACCCTCAGCGCCAAAGAACCCGTAACCTTGAGCCAAGCTAACGAACTTCTAGAAGAAGCCCGAAATCTGTTAACGCCATCAGAAGCGGGAACGAGCTTACAGAAGCGTTATCATAGCGCCATTCAACGCAATCCCGATATTGCTATGCGCCATGCAGAAATATCCAAACTGCTAAGAAAAGATGTTTAATTAAGGGTTATACTTGCCTTGGAACAGAGCAAAGATTTCATATTGTTGGTTTACCAAAAAATATCTGTGTAAACCAATCAAATTATGCTCCTGTTTAATAATTAATATTGGGAGCGTTAATGATGACAGAAGAGGTAATGGTAAGTTGTCAGATTCCTCAAGACTGGAAGCGTCAAATCGAGCAAATAGCAGCACAAAGAAAAAAGCAGTCCGCGCAAATCATTTACGAAGCGATCGCGCAATACTTAGGTGAAGATATCCAGACAGTTGACAATCGCCTTTTAGCCTTGGAAAAAGAAATGCCAACACTGCAAAAAGAGGTAACTCAATTAAACACAACAGTTAAAAACTTACAGGAAAAATTGCAAGCAGCAGCTTCCATAATTACCATTTCTTATCCACCATCAGTTAACTTACCGCAAAATGTTCAAAAGTCACAACCAACCGATTATAATGATGATGACTTTCCAGACGATGAACCTGATGAAATTCTCTATGGTTTTTTAGAACCGGAAGACAGATAATATCCTGTCCAGTTATATTGTTCGCACAAGCCAGTTTGGTTTGTTTGCGTGATTCATCGATCGAACAAATCTCAGGAGGGATGCCAGCAGAAAAATTCGTACTAATTTGGAAATAGTACGATTGGAAGAATGAATGTGAACGGTGAGTGGTTGAGCCAACAAATGAGAGCGTTGGGTGAGCGAGTGAGTAACCTATTAAACTACGCTCATTCCAATCCATCGCAACACCCAGAACTGCTGCCCCAAGCATTGGAAGAACTGGGTGTTTCTCTAGAAGAACTGCGGGTATCTCAAGAAGTATTGCACGAGCAAAATCAGGAATTGCTGGAGGCTCATACGTCTCTAGAACTAGAACGGCAGCGCTACCGGGAGTTATTTGAATTTGCTCCTGATAGCTACTTGATTACTGACACAGAAGGCAAAATTCAGCAAGCCAATCATGCTGCTAGTCTGTTGCTCAAGGTGTCGCAAAAGCACTTGGTTGGCAAGCCTTTAATCGTATTTGTTCCCGAACCTCAACGTCGAGCTTTCCGCAACGAACTCAACCGATTGCATCAAGTTGAACGACTTCAAGAGTGGATTATCCAGTTACAGCCTCGCGGTGCAGTACCTTTTGATGCTGCATTAACTGTGACTAGGGTATTTGACCAGACAGGTGCGATCGTGGGGCTACGCTGGCTAGTGCGGGACATCAGCGAACGGAAGCAACTGGAAGAAGCGCAATTGCGGGCAAAACTGGCTGAAATTACCAACCAAGCCTTGCAAGCAGAAATTGCCCAGCGGAAGCAGCTAGAGAAGGAACTGCGACAGCAAGCAGAATCCCTCAACCAAGCAAATACCCTCAAAGATGAATTTTTGGCGATCGTCTCCCACGAACTCCGCACCCCATTAAATGCTATTTTGGGTTGGGCGCAGATCCTTCGCGGTCGGCAGTTAAATGACACGATCGTCGCTCGCGCATTAGAGACGATCGAGCGGAATGCCAGAACGCAGGTAACACTGATTGAAGATCTGCTAGACATCTCTCGCATTGTTCGAGGTAAACTTCATTTCAATATCCGCCCCGTCAATTTAGTTTCTGTGATTCGGGCAGCTATTGATTGCGTGCAGCTTGCCGTCACAGCGAAAAACATCGAGATTCGGACAGATCTGGATGAATCAGCCAGTTTAGTGTCAGGAGATAGCGATCGCTTACAGCAGATCGTTTGGAATTTACTCTCCAATGCCATTAAGTTTACTCCCAGAAATGGACAAATTGAAGTTCGGCTAGAGCGCATTTCCTCCAACGCCGTCATTACAGTCAGTGACACCGGTCAAGGTATTCATCCAAATTTTCTACCTTTCGTCTTTGACCGCTTTCGTCAGGCAGAACGAGCAACTACAAGGCATCATGGTGGATTGGGATTAGGACTTGCCATTGTGCGGCAATTGGTAGAAATGCACGGGGGAACAGTGGAAGCAAGCAGCCCAGGCGAAGGACTAGGAGCCACATTTACGGTGCAGCTACCCCTGATGGCAGTTTGCATTCTGCCAAGTGAAGCGGGACAACAGCCTTCGATAGCTGAGGAAGCCCCTGCATTCGACTTACATCCAAGCTTGAGCAATGTATCTGTACTGGTCGTCGATGATGAAGCAGATACCCGCGAACTGTTGACTGTCGTGCTGGAGCGTGCTGGCGCTTCCGTCAGGGCAGCGGCTTCGGTGCATGAAGCCTTGCAGGTGATTCAACAGTCACAGCCTGATATCTTAATTAGCGATGTTGGGATGCCAGAGCAGGATGGCTACGCGCTCATCCGTCAAGTGCGGCAGATCGAATTAGAGCAAGTTAGTACTATTCCTGCGATCGCACTCACCGCTTACGCTAGAGAAGAAGACTGTCGGCAATTATTAAATGCAGGCTTTCAGCTTCACCTGCCTAAGCCAGTTGAACCAGCAGTGTTAGTAGCAGCAGTGGCAAGTCAAATTGAGTGTGTATAAAATTTGATAAATCCGAAAGAGACGCAAAAAAAGCGCTCTCCTTTTAACGAGAGCGCTTTTTGGTTTTTAATTATTAAAAATCAAAGCACCATTGTTTTAGCGGCGAGACAATGACATCACAATTTGCAGCACATACCAGAACAACAAAGCTACAGAAGCAAATAGTTCCAGCGAAGCCGCCACATACTGATGCGTCGAATAGTGGTGTATCACATTGGACGTGTCGTACAGAATTGCCGCCGAGGCAAATACTACCATTGCCACCGAGAAAAACAGCCCTAACGTGAAGCCAAACATGATGCTGCAAAGAATTAGACCCAAGGCGACAAAAGCAGCGATTTTGAGAATGCCGCCTAAGAAGGTAAAATCCTGGCGCGTCGTGAATGCAACGGTAGTCAAACCGCCAAATAGGAACAGGGTCAGGATAGCCGCTGTCGGAATCACGTCAGGGCTCGAAAAAAAGGCAGCAATGTACAGCAGGGGAGCAAATATCAGTGCTTCTGCGACTACATAAATCCCCAAACCGGTATACTGGGTTTCCACCGAATCTGCCTTCGCAGCCAATTCCCTCGATAGCCAGCCCAGCAGCGCAAACGCTCCCAGAAACGCTAACCAGCTAAATCGACTGGCAGCTACAAAACGGAACAATACTCCAGCAATGCCAGTCTGAAACAGCAAAAATTCGACAACAATAAATGCACCAACTGCCCCCGCTAGATGCGTGTAGGTTTGTTGGATAAACTTGGCGCGTTCGTTTGGTCGCGCTTGTGCAACAGTCAGCATAGATAGTTTCCTCAATGCGAAACCAACCTATAAGCTAGTTTATGCGATCGCTTCGGCAAACCAGTTGAGTACAAATGCCGAGCGGGGGAGTCAAAAGTCAAAAGTCAAAAGTCAATCATTCAAAATTCTTCCCTCTCCCTCTCCCGTTCTCCCTCTTCCCTCTTCCCTAGCCCCTAGCCCCGACGCCCTAACCCCTTTCTTTTGACTTTTGACTTTTGACTTTAATCAACGCAGCGGTGCTTGATTTGCCATTGAATAAGCCATAAACAGAATATTTTGGCGTTCTTCAGTCAAAAAGCTAACAGTGTAAATCATGCCGTCTTGTTGCCACATTACCGATGAAAACATATTCGGCGGGTTTTGTTTTTGCCCTTCCAGCAAATATCCCTGAATTCCCCTTGCCAGCGTGACTGCTTGCGCTGCCGCGAGATGTTTTCGGAATTCTCGCTGTGCGTTCGCAGAAGTTTGGCTATCTACCGAAAAGCTGCCGACTAAGCAGGGATAACCTCCGGAAGTA containing:
- a CDS encoding hybrid sensor histidine kinase/response regulator — its product is MNVNGEWLSQQMRALGERVSNLLNYAHSNPSQHPELLPQALEELGVSLEELRVSQEVLHEQNQELLEAHTSLELERQRYRELFEFAPDSYLITDTEGKIQQANHAASLLLKVSQKHLVGKPLIVFVPEPQRRAFRNELNRLHQVERLQEWIIQLQPRGAVPFDAALTVTRVFDQTGAIVGLRWLVRDISERKQLEEAQLRAKLAEITNQALQAEIAQRKQLEKELRQQAESLNQANTLKDEFLAIVSHELRTPLNAILGWAQILRGRQLNDTIVARALETIERNARTQVTLIEDLLDISRIVRGKLHFNIRPVNLVSVIRAAIDCVQLAVTAKNIEIRTDLDESASLVSGDSDRLQQIVWNLLSNAIKFTPRNGQIEVRLERISSNAVITVSDTGQGIHPNFLPFVFDRFRQAERATTRHHGGLGLGLAIVRQLVEMHGGTVEASSPGEGLGATFTVQLPLMAVCILPSEAGQQPSIAEEAPAFDLHPSLSNVSVLVVDDEADTRELLTVVLERAGASVRAAASVHEALQVIQQSQPDILISDVGMPEQDGYALIRQVRQIELEQVSTIPAIALTAYAREEDCRQLLNAGFQLHLPKPVEPAVLVAAVASQIECV
- a CDS encoding Bax inhibitor-1/YccA family protein — protein: MLTVAQARPNERAKFIQQTYTHLAGAVGAFIVVEFLLFQTGIAGVLFRFVAASRFSWLAFLGAFALLGWLSRELAAKADSVETQYTGLGIYVVAEALIFAPLLYIAAFFSSPDVIPTAAILTLFLFGGLTTVAFTTRQDFTFLGGILKIAAFVALGLILCSIMFGFTLGLFFSVAMVVFASAAILYDTSNVIHHYSTHQYVAASLELFASVALLFWYVLQIVMSLSRR